A window of Bacillota bacterium contains these coding sequences:
- the menB gene encoding 1,4-dihydroxy-2-naphthoyl-CoA synthase yields the protein MPVNWKPTRTYTDILYETAEGMAKITINRPEVRNAFRPQTVMELMDAFAAARDDRSIGVVILTGAGKEAFCSGGDQRYRGEGGYVGDDHIPRLNVLDLQRQIRTLPKPVIAMVAGYSIGGGNVLQLVCDLTIAADNAIFGQTGPKVGSFDAGYGAALLARVVGQKKAREIWYLCRQYTAQEALEMGLVNAVVPLDRLEEETVRWAREILAKSPTAIRVLKAAFNADTDGLAGLQELAGNATLLYYLTEESKEGRNAFLEKRKPDFSRFPRFP from the coding sequence ATGCCGGTAAACTGGAAGCCCACGAGGACGTACACCGACATCCTCTACGAAACGGCCGAGGGGATGGCCAAGATCACCATCAACCGGCCGGAGGTGCGCAACGCCTTCCGGCCCCAGACGGTCATGGAGCTCATGGACGCCTTTGCGGCGGCCCGAGACGACCGCTCCATCGGGGTCGTGATTTTGACCGGGGCCGGCAAGGAGGCGTTCTGCTCGGGCGGCGACCAGCGCTACCGGGGCGAGGGCGGCTACGTGGGTGACGATCACATCCCCCGGCTCAACGTCCTTGACCTGCAGCGGCAGATCCGCACCTTACCGAAGCCCGTCATCGCCATGGTGGCCGGGTACTCCATCGGCGGCGGCAACGTGCTGCAGCTGGTCTGCGACCTGACCATCGCGGCCGACAACGCGATCTTCGGGCAGACCGGCCCTAAGGTGGGCAGCTTTGACGCCGGGTACGGGGCCGCTTTGCTGGCCCGGGTCGTGGGCCAGAAAAAGGCTCGGGAGATCTGGTATTTGTGCCGGCAGTACACGGCCCAGGAGGCCCTGGAGATGGGGCTCGTCAACGCCGTGGTGCCGCTGGACCGGTTGGAAGAGGAGACCGTCCGGTGGGCCAGGGAGATCCTGGCAAAAAGCCCCACGGCCATCCGGGTGCTGAAGGCGGCCTTCAACGCCGACACCGACGGCCTTGCGGGGCTGCAGGAGCTGGCCGGCAATGCCACGCTTCTCTACTACCTGACCGAGGAGTCAAAGGAGGGCCGCAATGCGTTCCTTGAAAAGCGAAAGCCTGACTTCTCCAGGTTCCCCCGTTTCCCGTGA
- the menH gene encoding 2-succinyl-6-hydroxy-2,4-cyclohexadiene-1-carboxylate synthase: protein MTRVGVNGIFLNVEVAEGLPIAAAERPAAGTSVHPLVLLHGFTGSAKTWRPHLKAFARRGRVMAVDLLGHGQSDAPADAARYSMTWAVNDLVFLLDREGFESVDLLGYSMGGRLALHLALSAPRRIRALILESASPGVADPAERAARRASDDHLATVIEREGVEAFVTRWEAQPLFESQLRLPEQVRAGLRAQRLRNRPHGLANSLRGMGAGAQEPLWDRLPQLKAPTLLVAGELDPKYCRIAKAMGSRMPQARVAIVPGAGHAVHLEQPHVFERLVLAFLEELDRRRRA from the coding sequence ATGACGCGCGTGGGAGTCAACGGGATCTTCCTCAACGTGGAGGTGGCCGAGGGCCTTCCGATCGCTGCCGCCGAACGGCCGGCCGCTGGCACCTCCGTACACCCGCTGGTCCTGCTGCACGGCTTCACCGGCAGCGCAAAGACGTGGCGGCCTCACTTGAAGGCCTTTGCCCGGCGGGGCCGGGTGATGGCCGTGGACCTGTTGGGCCACGGGCAGTCCGACGCGCCGGCTGACGCGGCCCGTTATTCCATGACGTGGGCGGTCAATGACCTCGTCTTTCTGCTGGACAGGGAAGGCTTCGAGTCGGTGGACCTTCTGGGCTACTCCATGGGTGGCCGGCTTGCGCTGCACCTGGCCCTGAGCGCGCCGCGGCGGATCCGGGCCTTGATTCTGGAAAGCGCCTCGCCTGGCGTCGCCGATCCGGCCGAGCGTGCGGCACGCCGGGCCAGCGACGACCACCTGGCCACCGTCATCGAGCGAGAGGGCGTCGAAGCCTTCGTAACCCGGTGGGAAGCCCAGCCCCTGTTTGAAAGCCAGCTGAGGCTTCCCGAGCAGGTGCGGGCCGGGCTGCGCGCACAACGCCTGCGCAACCGGCCCCACGGCCTCGCCAACAGCCTTCGGGGCATGGGGGCCGGAGCACAGGAACCCTTGTGGGATCGCCTCCCGCAGCTAAAGGCTCCGACGCTGCTGGTGGCAGGGGAGCTGGACCCGAAGTACTGCCGGATCGCCAAGGCCATGGGTTCAAGGATGCCGCAGGCGCGGGTGGCGATCGTACCGGGCGCCGGGCACGCGGTTCACCTGGAGCAGCCGCATGTGTTTGAACGGCTGGTACTGGCGTTCCTCGAGGAATTGGATCGAAGACGGCGTGCATGA